Genomic window (Chionomys nivalis chromosome 7, mChiNiv1.1, whole genome shotgun sequence):
AGGACTTTAGAGATGGTTCAGCCTACAGAGTAAGATCTTCACCACCCCTGCTTTGTGCCCCACCCTGAACCCGGCAACCCCTGCTGACATCCACAGCCTGATGTCCCATGCTGATGGGACCTTGGTTCTGGTAGATAAGGCACTGTGAAACAAACCTACCTGACTCTGGTTGGGCAGGCATTTTGAACCCGAGAGGGCTTCCCCGATCCAGTATCAACATGCAGCCACCTCGAGCCAGTGCACTCCACAACCCTATGCATTTCTTCACACAGGTAAGCAGGGTCCTCCAAGCCCCAAGGACTTGGTTCCAAAGGTAAACATAACTGCCTTCTGCATCTAGTAAGTGTTCTGAGTGTACAGACAGTAAACAAGCCACCTTTTAATTAAGGACATATACTCCACCAAAATGAAACAAGATACAATCATAAAAAAATACACAAGAATGAGAAATATAAGGGGCCCTCAATATTAGTCTTGTAGAAAGCAAAAAGAGCAGATTGATAAACTCAAGGCACACCCTGCTTCCTTCCCCATCTGGCATAGGAAGGACAGCCTGGAATGAGAAGGGAGGTTTGGGATCAAGGTGGGACCCATAAGCTTTATAGGTGGTGAGGGCTTGCTCTTCTGAGGCTCCTCAACAGCTAAGAAATTGGAGTTCTAGTTTGGGATTAGGGAAGGAGCCTGCCCTCCCCTCTAGGGGAGCTACTCTTACAGCTTGATTGACTGATGGGTCTCGAAGGCACAGGCTGGTACTGAGTGCCTGCTCCATAGGTGTAAGGTTAGGAGCAGTAGGGGTGGGGAACTCAGATGGGGCTCCGTCTGACTCTCAGAAAGTAGAGGTAAGAAAGAGGGCAAAAGAAAACAAGTCATTTCAAAATAtctctcgggggctggagagatggcttagtggttaagagcattgcctgctcttccaaaggtcctgagtccaattcccagcaaccacatggtggctcacaaccatctgtaatggggtctggtgccctcttctggcctgcaggcatacacaaaaTATCCCttggtgttaaaaaaaaaaaatcaaaaagttaCTGTGATATCTGTCTTTGTACGTTACGATACAGAGGGCAGTGGGTGTGAGTTCGCTTCACACTGATCTGGCAGGCACCTCAGGGATCAGAAATATACTTTACCAGGCACTGGCTGGGCCACATGCTCTACAGTTACTGGAGCAGAGTTATACAGAATGAGTATCAGAAATGTGGCCTTCAGAGAAAGGACCCCAGAGCCTCACCCCAGAGTTCTTTCCCCTCCGCCACCAGCATCAGCACCTTTGAGTCCATTAGCCACAGCACCTGGCCGTTTGGTCCCTGTGAACACAGTGGTGGAAGCACCCTTGGCTCTCCCAGCTGTAAGGTTAGCCCTTCGAGCTGCTCCCAGAAACACTGGTGGTTTGGGGCAAGGCCATCGGCTGCAAACTTGGTGCCCAGTTCTGTCTGGGTTGGCTGTCGGGATCTGTGTGTGCTGCTTGAAGCcttaaagaaaagagagatggcaTATCAAGATGCAGGAGGGCTGGGTGCCTCCCAGCGGGGGCTGGAACTTTAGGTTGGAAGAGACCACTTCAAGTCTGGCTTTCAGCCTTGGGGTAGAGTCAGGTGTCTGTCCCAGAGAGGGAGTCCTCTGTGGCTCAGGTGGGGCCAGGACGAAGGCAGGCAGGCTGAGTTTAAGGCATTTGGCCCTTGAAGAGAGTGCTTCTCTGTCGGCATACTGTACCAGCCCTGAACACCAGCTGTTTCTCTGGCCTTTGCAGGATACAACTTTTCCTACCAGAGTCCAGGCCCTGGCTGTTTATACTGGCTCTCTGGGTTCTAGTTCATCTGTTCGTACCCTGGTTTCTTTCTGTACAAACAGAAGTGCTGGATGAAGAAGACAACATCAAAGAAGATGGTGAAGACCCCAAGTCCAAACTTAGTTGGGTCTCCGAAGATCAGCGTCCATTGGTCTGTTAATAGCCAGAGAGAACAGAATCTGTTGTTAGCTTCTAAGGCAGGTGGATGTGTGGGGATGTGAGGACCCCCATTTGCCCAGGAAACTGCACGAGCTAGGGGATCCCAGGAAGCCCCTTCCTCCTGTGCTTTCACTCATTGGGTAGAAGCAGCTTTGGCAGACTCACCATTATTGTAAGACTGGAGGAACATCTGGAGGAGGCTAAAGCTGCCCCCTGTGAAGTCCAGAAGCACACCGCCAATGCTCCAGCCCTCGGTGCTTTTGTAGTAAAAGTTCATGTAGGCCTGGGGACAAACAATGCCACACATGCCTTGTGACTGCTACTCCAAATGAGATCTGCTGATTCTTCCCACTCATGTACTAAACTCAGGGCTCCAAAGAACACAGTGACCTCTGGGCTTTTGACAGACTGGAGCTAGGGAAACAGGCTCCAGTCTATATGCAGGGCAAGGGAAGCgttcctttcctctctgcccttTCTGCACTCCTGGACcccagtggggtggggtgggggcagaggagtGCTGCCTGGCTCCTCAGCCTCTTAGAGGCAGACCTccaattcttatttttatttattttaagccaGTGTCTATTTaccttaggctggccttgaactcatgatcctgcttcagcttcccagatactccaagtactaggattacaggtgtgtaccactatgtcTGACTGTGACTCTTGATCCTTCACAGCTCCAGTGATCCTGTCCCCAATCTCAGCCTGAACTCCACACTTAGGAATGTGATTGGGAGCCAGACTCTCTGGTGTGGAATCCAGCTCCAGCTGTGGAGTCAGGGCTATCTTGAAAAAGCTACGGAATCCTTTAGTTCTTCCACCTATAGAGTGGCAAAGTTGCCACCTCTGACTGGGCTTCCAAACTCTTGGGCATTATTCCCCACTTCCTGCTGCCCCAACCTCACCAAACCCACAGTGCCCTCAGAGTATCTCTAGCTGGCACCATCTCCTTTCCTACCATGCAGGAGGGAGGTCTTGGCCTTATTGGCAGCCATATTGATCTTTCTCATTCTGTCCCCCCCTTAGTGTTGCCTCTAGTTCTAGATAATCCCCAATGTCTTCCACAAATGttcctgcctccaattcccagCCTTAAGCCTCACCACAGAGCCTGGTTCCTCCATGGCTCTAGCTACCCAGTTTCTAGATTCTCAATATTgctcagcagccagatttccatGCGGGGTACCCAGGCCTGAACTGGCACTCTCCACAGTCTATAGAACTCCGCTTTTCCCTTCGGGGTCTACCCCTGCCTGTAGCCAGTGGATACAAGACTCAGCACTGAGGCTTCTTTGTTGGGAGAGTTCAAGGCGGCTCTAGAACTCCTATGTGGATGTCATTTCTTTACACCAGGCTCTAGCCTGGAGCCATCATGCTTGCCAGGGAAGACATGTTTGAGTCTAAGCTCCAGGACCTGGATTGAACTCTAAGAACTGGGGAGGGGAGTGTGCTGAGGGACCTCCTTGGAGAACATCTTCGCAAAGGAGAAGGCCACAGTGGTCAACTCCCTCCTCTGTCTGATCTTTTCTGATTGGTCCTTAGAGATGGCTATTGTGGCAGGCAGGCAAGAGAGAGAAATCCTAAGTTATTAGGAAAgactccaggaaagagcaggccgTGGTACCCACTGACTTTTTGCCATTCTAGGTTTACCGGCTTCTACCATAGCTTTCCCCTTGTCTTCTTAGCTTGGTAAAAGCTACCCCATGAGACCAGGGCCTGGGCCCAGTACCTCTTGCCCAGTACCAGCCATATGGAAATGCAGGAAGGCTCTCGGGTACCTGTGGAAAATACTTGATCAGTGTGACGGCGAGCTTGATGTaggagaagcagaagaggaaCTGTAGCCATGTGGTCACACCGACTGCAGCCACAATCATGGTGACTAACACAAAGAGCCATGCGAGTACCAGGAAGCCAATGGAGGGCCATGACACATGCTGGTTGCCCCGCTGAGGATGAGAAAAAGGTGGGGTTTGTAGATGTGGACACAAAGGTTGCTTCATGGTTTCAGGAAGGGGTGGCTTTGGACAGGGGTGCAGGATGGAGGTAACCTGTGTAAAGGGGGTCAAGAGCACTAGGGCTGTATCTGCATAAGGCCAGGGCAGGAGACCAAATCCACAGATTGTTGGTCTCTATCTGGGTGGTGAGTGAATCATGCCTGGGCTGGGATGAGGTGTGGAGTTCCTAGCAACAGCCCCACCCTTTACAGTCAAGCTTTCCTGTTCCATTCATGATCCTCTAGCCCCTGCCAATCAAGTTTCATCTCCACAGAGTTGGACACCTCAGAGCTCATTTGGAGGAGCAAACAGTGCAGGGCATAAATCCCGGTGTTGGAGGCCCATCCCACGATGTGGAAGAAACCTGGGGATCTAGGAATCTGTCCCCCACTGCAGCTTTTCTCTAGACATGGCCCCAAAGGGAGGCCCCTTCAGCAGAGCATCATAGCAAAGGTGCAAGAAAACCAAGGAGCTTCGAGGAAGTCAAACAGCCCCTACTGGTCTTGTGATGTGAGGAGGTGCCACATTATGGAGAGGCGATGCTAAAGCTCACGTCAGGGGTGCTCCTGTGAAACACCGGGACTTCTAGGTACCTTCAATCCTTGCTGAAACCCCAGATAGCTTTTCAGTGACAGCTGAATCCAGGTTCCTCCTGACCTCCCAGGAATTGGCTCCCTGGCCATTCCCATCTACACAGTTTCCCTCATGCCATGGCGAATGATCTTGCCTTTCCCTTTACCAAGAACCTCATTCAGCCTTGGCCCAAGAAAACACCATTTTCCTGACACACCCCCTCAGTTAAGCCAGGGACAGGATAGGAAAGCCCACCCCAAATCCATTCTGCCACAAAAGGCTGGGGGCCATCATGCCACCATTCCTTCAGGGCATGCGGGTAGAATGGGGTGGGGGCTGATAGGCCAGGTCACCGGACCTCATCGCTCACCTCATACAGGCAGCACTGCAGGATGACAATCAGGGTGAGAACGACCGCATGCAGGCTGAAGAAGGCGTCATTACTGTCGACAGGGTTCACACCATTGGGATATTTGAGGAGAAACTGCTCCTGTTGGGGGGTGAGGAGAAGCTAAGgggtgaagagaagcagtttgggtGGGCTGTAGGGAGCGAGCGATGCTGTACCTGGATGTAGGGTACCCATAAAAGACCAATGTTGAAAACGCTGTAGGCCACGAAGCCGGTCAAGTTCAGGGCTAAGAAGTCAAAGCTGAGACCAATGACACTGCAGGGGGCAGAGGGGAAAAACGTAGGGCGGGGTTAAGGCGGGGAACCCTGGGATG
Coding sequences:
- the Ctns gene encoding cystinosin isoform X1, whose protein sequence is MTRNCLLLLTLFLLNFMEKCESTVSLTVPPTVKLENGSSTNVSIILGHPLNATLVITFEITFRSKNLTILELPDEVIVPPGEKNASFQVTSQNVGQVTVYLHGNHSNQTCPRIRFLVIHSRIVSIINQVIGWIYFMAWSVSFYPQVIQNWRRKSVIGLSFDFLALNLTGFVAYSVFNIGLLWVPYIQEQFLLKYPNGVNPVDSNDAFFSLHAVVLTLIVILQCCLYERGNQHVSWPSIGFLVLAWLFVLVTMIVAAVGVTTWLQFLFCFSYIKLAVTLIKYFPQAYMNFYYKSTEGWSIGGVLLDFTGGSFSLLQMFLQSYNNDQWTLIFGDPTKFGLGVFTIFFDVVFFIQHFCLYRKKPGYEQMN
- the Ctns gene encoding cystinosin isoform X2, with product MTRNCLLLLTLFLLNFMEKCESTVSLTVPPTVKLENGSSTNVSIILGHPLNATLVITFEITFRSKNLTILELPDEVIVPPGEKNASFQVTSQNVGQVTVYLHGNHSNQTCPRIRFLVIHSRIVSIINQVIGWIYFMAWSVSFYPQVIQNWRRKSVIGLSFDFLALNLTGFVAYSVFNIGLLWVPYIQEQFLLKYPNGVNPVDSNDAFFSLHAVVLTLIVILQCCLYERGNQHVSWPSIGFLVLAWLFVLVTMIVAAVGVTTWLQFLFCFSYIKLAVTLIKYFPQAYMNFYYKSTEGWSIGGVLLDFTGGSFSLLQMFLQSYNNDQWTLIFGDPTKFGLGVFTIFFDVVFFIQHFCLYRKKPGLQAAHTDPDSQPRQNWAPSLQPMALPQTTSVSGSSSKG